The Coleofasciculus chthonoplastes PCC 7420 genome includes a region encoding these proteins:
- a CDS encoding ATP-binding protein — protein MKAELLKRLFRAIASSDTEAIDKLTYLVIEEERKKGHTLLADQLDNIKKKSQKDKPTSNGKPTSVVSDNLQALSELPTSKRFNLPLVTVIPREKLRHQMVLPEAIEKRFQRIEREYAARDRLAHYGLRYRQKILLYGFPGCGKTLGAERLARNTGLPLLKVRFDAMVSSFLGETASNLRVVFDKASEEPCLLFLDECDSIAKSRQDTQEVGEIKRVVNTFLQILDEYEPSSGLLVAATNLNKSLDTALWRRFDDLIEVPLPGEQELEFILKQTLSAIEVGSINWFEIIKQMNGFSAAQAVRVAQDAAKRAILDREGLVIQEHLEEAIKEIKIY, from the coding sequence ATGAAAGCAGAGCTTCTCAAGAGACTTTTTAGAGCGATCGCGAGTTCCGACACAGAGGCGATCGACAAGCTGACGTACCTAGTGATTGAGGAAGAGCGTAAGAAAGGACACACGCTGCTTGCTGATCAGCTAGATAATATCAAGAAAAAGAGCCAGAAAGATAAGCCGACTTCTAACGGCAAGCCAACCTCTGTTGTATCAGACAATCTACAGGCTCTCAGTGAACTGCCAACCAGTAAGCGATTCAATCTTCCCTTAGTTACTGTCATACCGAGGGAGAAACTGCGACATCAGATGGTATTACCTGAAGCGATTGAGAAACGTTTCCAGCGTATTGAGCGTGAGTATGCGGCAAGAGATAGACTGGCTCATTATGGACTACGTTATCGGCAAAAAATTCTCCTGTATGGTTTCCCTGGTTGCGGAAAGACGCTGGGAGCTGAACGTTTAGCCAGGAACACAGGTTTACCTCTGCTTAAAGTTCGCTTTGATGCCATGGTATCGTCTTTTTTGGGAGAAACTGCCAGTAATTTGCGCGTCGTATTTGATAAGGCTTCAGAAGAGCCATGTTTGCTGTTTCTTGATGAATGTGACTCTATCGCTAAATCACGACAGGATACTCAAGAAGTCGGAGAAATAAAGCGAGTTGTAAATACATTTCTACAAATCCTAGATGAGTACGAACCCTCTTCTGGTCTTTTAGTCGCGGCGACTAATCTGAACAAGTCTTTAGATACAGCACTTTGGAGACGATTTGATGACTTAATTGAAGTACCCTTACCCGGAGAACAGGAGCTAGAATTTATATTAAAGCAAACGTTGTCTGCTATTGAAGTTGGCTCAATTAACTGGTTTGAGATCATTAAGCAGATGAATGGTTTTTCTGCGGCTCAAGCTGTGAGAGTAGCACAAGATGCGGCGAAACGAGCGATTCTTGATCGAGAGGGGTTAGTGATTCAGGAACACCTGGAAGAAGCAATCAAAGAAATCAAGATTTATTAG
- the tkt gene encoding transketolase yields MVVATQSLEELCINSIRFLAIDAVEKANSGHPGLPMGAAPMAFVLWDRLMRYNPKNPNWLNRDRFVLSAGHGCMLQYALLYLTGYDDITLDDLKQFRQWESKTPGHPENFMTQGVEVTTGPLGQGIANGVGLAMAEAHLAAKFNKPDCQIIDHYTYVILGDGCNMEGVSGEACSLAGHLGLGKLIALYDDNHISIDGSTDLAFTEDVGKRFEAYGWHVQHVPDGNTNLDAIHKAIEAAKAVTDKPSLIKVTTTIGFGSPNKANTHGVHGAALGADEVKATREHLDWKYPEFEVPEDALKHFRKAVDRGAEYEEEWNKLFTRYKTEYAEEAAVVERMASGKLPENWEKALPAYTPQDKKDATRNQSGATLNAMAGVLPELIGGSADLAPSNKTLLKSSKDFQKGAYENRNLRFGVREHGMGAICNGIALHKSGLIPYGATFLVFTDYMRASIRLSALSHAGVIWVMTHDSVALGEDGPTHQPIEHIPTLRAIPDLIVIRPADGNETSGAYKVAVEKAKPAQGLATPSLLALSRQGLPNLEGSSIDAVAQGAYILSDSDGTPDIILIGTGSEVHICVDAAEQLRGDGKKVRVVSMPSWELFEEQDESYRESVLPKAVTKRLAVEAGSSFGWCRYVGAEGDTISIDRFGASAPGDVALEKFGYTVDNIVAKAKAL; encoded by the coding sequence ATGGTCGTTGCAACCCAATCTCTCGAAGAACTTTGTATTAATTCCATCCGCTTTCTGGCGATAGACGCCGTAGAGAAAGCTAATTCCGGTCATCCCGGATTGCCAATGGGCGCAGCACCGATGGCGTTTGTGCTGTGGGATCGGCTGATGCGGTACAACCCGAAAAACCCTAACTGGTTAAACCGCGATCGCTTTGTTTTGTCAGCGGGTCATGGCTGTATGTTACAGTACGCCTTGCTCTATCTGACCGGCTATGATGACATTACCCTTGATGATCTCAAGCAGTTCCGTCAGTGGGAATCCAAGACTCCCGGTCACCCAGAAAACTTCATGACTCAAGGGGTAGAAGTCACCACCGGACCTTTAGGACAAGGGATCGCCAATGGTGTGGGGTTAGCGATGGCAGAGGCACATTTAGCTGCCAAGTTTAATAAACCCGATTGCCAAATTATCGACCACTACACCTACGTCATTTTAGGTGATGGTTGCAATATGGAGGGCGTATCTGGGGAAGCTTGTTCTCTAGCCGGACACCTGGGACTGGGCAAACTGATTGCCCTCTACGATGATAACCATATCTCCATTGATGGTTCCACCGACCTTGCCTTTACCGAAGATGTGGGCAAGCGCTTTGAGGCTTATGGGTGGCATGTCCAGCATGTTCCCGATGGTAACACCAACTTGGACGCGATTCACAAAGCAATTGAAGCAGCGAAAGCAGTTACCGATAAGCCCTCCTTAATTAAAGTCACCACCACCATTGGTTTCGGTTCCCCCAACAAAGCCAATACCCACGGTGTCCATGGTGCGGCGTTAGGTGCAGACGAAGTGAAAGCCACTCGTGAACATCTGGATTGGAAGTATCCAGAATTCGAGGTACCCGAAGACGCCCTGAAGCATTTCCGTAAGGCAGTTGATCGCGGCGCTGAGTACGAAGAAGAGTGGAACAAACTCTTCACCCGTTATAAAACTGAATACGCAGAAGAAGCTGCCGTAGTGGAACGGATGGCTAGCGGTAAGTTGCCCGAAAACTGGGAGAAAGCCCTACCCGCCTACACCCCCCAGGATAAGAAAGATGCTACTCGGAATCAATCGGGCGCAACCCTCAACGCCATGGCTGGGGTACTACCAGAACTCATTGGTGGTTCGGCTGACTTAGCCCCTTCCAACAAAACCTTGCTGAAATCCTCCAAGGATTTCCAAAAAGGTGCCTATGAAAATCGCAACCTCCGCTTTGGGGTTCGCGAACATGGTATGGGAGCGATTTGTAATGGGATTGCCCTGCATAAGTCTGGCTTGATTCCTTACGGTGCCACATTCTTAGTCTTCACCGACTACATGCGGGCATCAATTCGCCTCTCCGCCCTATCCCACGCTGGGGTAATCTGGGTGATGACCCATGACTCCGTGGCATTAGGGGAAGATGGTCCGACGCACCAGCCGATTGAGCATATTCCTACCCTGCGAGCGATTCCCGACTTAATCGTGATTCGTCCAGCCGATGGCAATGAAACCTCTGGAGCCTACAAGGTAGCGGTTGAGAAGGCAAAACCTGCCCAGGGTTTAGCAACACCCAGTCTGTTAGCACTGTCTCGGCAAGGGCTACCTAACTTAGAGGGAAGTTCAATTGATGCTGTTGCCCAAGGTGCTTACATCTTATCGGATAGCGATGGCACACCTGACATCATTTTAATTGGCACAGGTTCCGAAGTTCACATCTGCGTTGATGCAGCAGAACAACTCCGGGGTGATGGCAAGAAAGTTCGCGTGGTTTCTATGCCAAGTTGGGAACTGTTTGAGGAACAAGATGAAAGCTATCGCGAATCTGTATTACCCAAAGCGGTAACCAAGCGGTTAGCGGTGGAAGCGGGTTCTAGCTTTGGCTGGTGTCGCTATGTTGGCGCTGAAGGTGACACGATTAGTATTGATCGCTTTGGCGCATCGGCTCCCGGTGACGTGGCTTTAGAGAAGTTTGGTTACACGGTGGATAATATCGTGGCTAAGGCTAAGGCGCTTTAG
- a CDS encoding FAD-dependent oxidoreductase — MSQTEHILSQLPGDVLAGLRKADQFWQALRDDTTSIPQVVKESKEPLGTVDWDIVICGGTLGIFLGAALQRRGWRVALLERGILRGRDQEWNISRPELEVFLELDLLSPEELEDAIASEYNPGRVSFLGGEDVWVRDVLNIGVDPVFLLDTLKSKFIEAGGQLLEKTAFEGAVIHPDGVRVEAAGGLNTRLLIDAMGNFSPIVKQVRQGEKPEGVCLVVGSCAQGFTQNDTGDLIVSFTPIQNQCQYFWEAFPARDGRTTYLFSYLDAHPQRPSLGFFMEEYFRLLPDYQGVELSQLDFKRALFGFFPSYKESPIRMPWNRILPVGDSSGAQSPVSFGGFGSMVRHLKRLTEGIQEALSGDILTQDALSLLQPYQPNIAVTWMFQRAMSVGVEQNIPPNQINELLSGVFQTMAQLGDDVLRPFLQDVVQFSGLFQTLTLISLTKPGLVTPVIPQVGLTTLLDWMVHYINLGVYSGLYPLGQFMSKPVHQLPPTPQYYYHRWLDAWRYGSGGDY, encoded by the coding sequence ATGAGTCAAACTGAACACATTCTTTCCCAACTACCGGGAGACGTCTTGGCAGGCTTGCGGAAGGCTGACCAATTCTGGCAAGCGTTGCGAGACGATACCACGTCGATTCCTCAGGTGGTTAAGGAATCAAAAGAACCCTTGGGAACCGTCGATTGGGATATCGTTATCTGTGGTGGTACCTTAGGCATTTTCCTGGGTGCTGCTTTGCAAAGGCGAGGCTGGCGCGTCGCCCTATTGGAACGGGGAATTCTGCGAGGGAGGGATCAAGAGTGGAATATTTCCCGCCCAGAACTTGAGGTATTCCTGGAACTTGACCTATTATCGCCTGAAGAATTAGAGGACGCGATCGCATCTGAGTATAACCCAGGTCGGGTTAGTTTTTTGGGGGGAGAGGATGTCTGGGTGCGGGATGTCTTGAATATTGGCGTTGACCCGGTTTTCCTTCTAGATACCCTCAAGTCCAAGTTTATCGAGGCTGGGGGTCAGCTTTTGGAAAAAACGGCATTCGAGGGGGCGGTGATTCATCCTGATGGAGTGCGCGTCGAGGCGGCGGGTGGGTTAAACACTCGGTTACTGATTGATGCGATGGGCAACTTTTCTCCCATTGTTAAACAAGTGCGACAGGGGGAAAAACCGGAAGGGGTTTGTCTGGTTGTGGGTAGTTGCGCTCAAGGCTTTACCCAGAATGATACAGGAGATTTAATTGTCTCTTTTACACCCATTCAGAATCAGTGTCAATACTTTTGGGAAGCGTTTCCCGCCAGAGATGGCAGAACCACCTATTTATTCAGCTATCTCGACGCCCATCCCCAACGCCCCAGTTTGGGTTTTTTTATGGAGGAATACTTCCGGCTATTGCCCGACTATCAGGGGGTGGAACTGTCGCAACTTGATTTTAAACGAGCGTTATTTGGCTTTTTCCCATCCTACAAAGAAAGCCCCATCAGAATGCCCTGGAATCGAATTTTGCCCGTGGGTGATAGCAGTGGCGCTCAATCCCCCGTCAGTTTTGGCGGGTTTGGTTCGATGGTGCGTCACCTCAAACGTTTAACAGAAGGCATCCAGGAAGCCCTTAGCGGCGACATTTTGACCCAAGACGCCTTGAGTCTACTGCAACCCTATCAGCCGAATATTGCCGTTACCTGGATGTTTCAACGGGCAATGAGTGTGGGCGTTGAGCAAAATATACCCCCCAATCAAATCAATGAGTTGCTGAGTGGCGTTTTTCAAACAATGGCACAGTTGGGGGATGACGTACTGCGTCCTTTCCTGCAAGATGTGGTGCAGTTTTCTGGATTATTCCAAACTCTAACACTGATTTCCCTAACTAAACCCGGACTGGTGACGCCTGTGATTCCCCAAGTTGGGTTAACCACCCTGTTAGATTGGATGGTGCATTACATAAATCTGGGTGTCTACAGTGGCTTATATCCATTAGGACAATTCATGAGTAAACCCGTACATCAATTACCCCCAACCCCCCAATACTATTACCACCGTTGGCTGGATGCATGGCGCTATGGTTCTGGGGGGGATTATTGA
- the fabF gene encoding beta-ketoacyl-ACP synthase II, whose product MTNIELKRVVITGLGAITPIGNTLAEYWDGLLGGRNGISTITRFDPSRHACRIAGEVTGFNPHDYMDRKEAKRMDRFAQFGVAASKQAIADAKFVINELNAEQVGVVIGTGVGGIKVMEDQQEVYLNRGPDRCSPFMIPMMIANMAAGLTAIHTGAKGPNTCTVSACASGAHGVGDAFRLIQRGYAQAMICGGTEAAVTPLSVAGFASAKALSTRNDDPEHACRPFDRDRDGFVMGEGAGILILEELEHALSRGARIYAEMVGYGMTCDAYHITSPVPGGEGAVRAMQLALKDGGLQPEDVSYINAHGTSTPVNDPTETTAIKKVLGDHAYKIAVSSTKSMTGHLLGGSGGIESVASVLAVAHDQIPPTINLENPDPDCDLDYVPNQSRQQTVDVALSNSFGFGGHNVTLVFKKYKPL is encoded by the coding sequence ATGACAAACATTGAACTCAAGCGCGTTGTTATTACAGGTTTAGGCGCGATCACTCCCATCGGCAATACCCTGGCGGAGTATTGGGATGGACTTTTAGGTGGGCGGAATGGGATTAGTACAATTACCCGGTTTGATCCCTCTCGCCATGCCTGTCGAATTGCTGGCGAAGTCACGGGGTTTAATCCCCATGACTATATGGATCGCAAAGAAGCTAAGCGGATGGATCGCTTTGCCCAATTTGGAGTCGCGGCTAGCAAACAAGCGATCGCGGATGCGAAGTTTGTCATTAATGAACTGAACGCAGAACAGGTGGGTGTCGTTATTGGCACCGGGGTTGGCGGGATTAAAGTCATGGAAGACCAACAAGAGGTCTACTTGAATCGCGGTCCCGATCGCTGTAGTCCGTTTATGATTCCGATGATGATTGCCAATATGGCAGCCGGACTTACGGCAATTCATACCGGGGCAAAGGGACCAAATACCTGTACAGTCAGCGCCTGTGCCTCTGGCGCCCATGGGGTAGGAGATGCCTTTCGCTTGATTCAACGGGGGTATGCCCAGGCGATGATTTGTGGGGGAACCGAAGCCGCTGTAACTCCGTTATCCGTAGCGGGGTTTGCTTCGGCAAAAGCCCTGTCTACTCGCAATGATGACCCGGAACACGCCTGTCGCCCCTTTGATCGCGATCGCGATGGCTTTGTCATGGGTGAAGGGGCAGGCATTTTAATCCTGGAAGAACTAGAACACGCCTTGAGTCGAGGGGCGCGGATTTATGCCGAAATGGTCGGGTATGGCATGACCTGTGATGCCTATCATATAACCTCACCCGTACCCGGTGGTGAAGGGGCAGTCCGGGCAATGCAGTTGGCACTCAAGGATGGGGGATTGCAGCCTGAAGATGTCAGCTATATTAATGCCCACGGGACGAGTACACCCGTTAATGATCCCACAGAAACCACTGCGATTAAAAAGGTTTTGGGCGATCATGCCTACAAGATTGCCGTGAGTTCCACCAAATCGATGACAGGTCATCTGTTAGGAGGTTCTGGGGGCATCGAATCCGTGGCATCAGTCTTGGCGGTAGCCCATGACCAAATTCCGCCGACGATTAATCTAGAAAATCCTGATCCAGACTGCGATCTTGATTATGTCCCCAATCAAAGCCGTCAGCAAACCGTCGATGTGGCGCTATCCAATTCCTTTGGCTTTGGCGGTCATAATGTCACCTTAGTCTTCAAGAAATACAAACCTTTGTAG
- a CDS encoding adenylate/guanylate cyclase domain-containing protein, with protein MKIWKRLTGGGRKLSITTKFALAFIALLLLIGIVSMTGFVSLRQMRNETKAVLLTSIEVQRRGFEMDAALRNARRVEIDFFLRWPSINFSSTNLNEFRDKHRQEIEKVIDISSQLQELLAQVQGGIFKRQSNPDLVEYVEIVEQYSRSFQETVGLVSNLGIDNVGVLEQLEQNLTLLRNRLELAEAQEFLGLVNQMQSYEKEYLSTREPARMELLTKTAQQLREQINTSAKFNETERRQALRYLDAYQSVAKDIVRLDKEIQDKIRNFDQQAQALADKLIDLADAEADRARRTINDTSETATVLLVAAVLVALIAAVIIARQFASALTTLDRETAKSEHLLLNVLPEPIAHRLKREERTIADHFNEVTVLFADIVGFTELASHTSPIELVEILNVIFSEFDQLVEEHHLEKIKTIGDAYMVVGGLPMPMLNHTEAIADMALDMQRVIEQFCQETGKSFSIRIGIHTGPVIAGIIGIKKFIYDLWGDTVNIASRMESHGLPGSIQVTEDTYKRLKHRYHFEDRGPIQVKGKGQMNCYLLTGRKQNSPTIEYIEL; from the coding sequence ATGAAGATATGGAAGCGCCTGACTGGAGGTGGGCGCAAACTTAGCATCACAACCAAGTTTGCGTTGGCATTTATTGCGCTACTGTTGTTGATTGGTATTGTGTCAATGACAGGCTTTGTCTCTCTGCGGCAAATGCGTAATGAGACCAAAGCGGTGCTTCTGACCAGTATTGAAGTTCAACGACGCGGGTTTGAAATGGATGCCGCGTTACGTAATGCTCGTCGCGTGGAAATTGATTTCTTTTTACGGTGGCCCAGTATTAATTTTTCCAGTACCAATCTGAATGAATTTCGCGACAAACACCGCCAAGAAATTGAAAAAGTTATCGATATTAGTAGCCAACTGCAAGAGCTTCTGGCTCAGGTTCAGGGGGGGATATTTAAACGGCAGAGTAATCCGGATTTGGTGGAGTATGTGGAAATTGTTGAGCAATATTCTCGCAGTTTCCAGGAAACGGTGGGTTTGGTGAGTAATTTGGGAATTGATAATGTTGGTGTACTCGAACAACTGGAACAAAATTTAACTCTATTGCGGAATCGCTTGGAACTAGCAGAGGCTCAAGAGTTTCTCGGATTAGTTAATCAAATGCAGTCCTATGAAAAGGAATATTTATCCACTCGTGAACCTGCAAGAATGGAGTTACTGACTAAAACAGCGCAACAATTACGTGAGCAAATTAACACCAGTGCTAAATTTAATGAAACGGAACGGAGACAGGCATTAAGATATCTCGATGCTTATCAATCGGTTGCTAAAGATATCGTTCGACTCGACAAGGAAATTCAGGACAAAATTCGCAATTTTGATCAACAGGCACAGGCACTAGCCGATAAATTAATCGACTTGGCAGATGCGGAGGCGGATCGAGCGCGTCGAACGATTAATGACACTAGTGAGACGGCGACGGTATTATTAGTGGCGGCTGTGTTAGTAGCATTAATTGCGGCAGTAATTATTGCCAGACAATTTGCTTCTGCGTTAACCACATTGGATCGGGAAACGGCAAAATCCGAACACTTACTACTGAATGTTTTACCAGAACCCATTGCCCATCGTCTGAAGCGAGAAGAACGGACGATCGCGGATCACTTTAATGAGGTGACGGTACTCTTTGCCGATATTGTCGGGTTTACCGAGTTGGCGTCTCACACCTCGCCGATTGAGTTGGTTGAGATTTTGAATGTAATCTTTTCAGAGTTTGATCAACTGGTTGAGGAACACCATTTAGAAAAGATTAAAACGATTGGTGATGCCTATATGGTGGTTGGTGGGCTACCGATGCCGATGCTCAACCATACCGAAGCGATCGCGGATATGGCGTTGGATATGCAACGGGTGATTGAGCAATTTTGTCAAGAAACTGGGAAATCTTTTAGTATTCGCATTGGTATTCATACTGGACCGGTGATTGCAGGGATTATTGGGATTAAAAAGTTTATTTATGATTTGTGGGGAGATACGGTAAATATTGCCAGTCGTATGGAATCCCACGGCTTACCAGGGAGTATTCAGGTAACGGAAGACACCTATAAGCGCCTCAAGCATCGCTATCATTTTGAAGATCGCGGTCCGATTCAAGTCAAAGGGAAGGGGCAAATGAATTGTTATTTGCTCACGGGGAGAAAGCAGAATTCGCCAACGATTGAATATATTGAATTATGA
- a CDS encoding mechanosensitive ion channel family protein has translation MNINTLILFTALTVIPWQTIRFILGKLAIAALGACLLYVLLFYGLRSIFRKFESDIALVTLNVSAYPILSIFILVSLKVSFADLDSGDTIGWFDRLLTASIIIAVSYWFIQLFIQVFVYYLKDYARQTEAMWDNVLLPLLEGVVPFVIFLLASAFVLQSFGVDLTGIWVTLGGATFIIGFAVKDILANFFSGIVLLIDTPFQFGDILELENGSIGMLRKIGVRVTQLYMFDDRSEIYIPNSILQGQLITNLSRPIPHYFYALPIEIPPECDLEASQHLMWEIVFAHPDTLGDFEKKLSHIDKFYIVDNLGTNFAYKK, from the coding sequence ATGAACATCAACACTCTGATTCTGTTCACCGCACTTACGGTCATTCCCTGGCAGACGATTAGGTTTATTCTCGGCAAGCTGGCGATCGCCGCCCTAGGTGCCTGTCTCCTTTATGTCCTCCTATTTTATGGGCTGCGCTCCATTTTTCGGAAGTTTGAGAGCGATATTGCCCTCGTCACCCTGAATGTCTCCGCCTATCCCATCCTGAGCATTTTCATTCTGGTCAGTTTAAAGGTTTCCTTTGCCGATCTTGATTCTGGGGATACCATCGGCTGGTTTGATCGCCTGCTGACAGCCAGCATTATTATCGCAGTCAGTTATTGGTTCATTCAGTTATTTATTCAAGTTTTTGTCTACTACCTCAAAGATTACGCCCGACAAACAGAAGCGATGTGGGACAACGTGCTGCTGCCTCTCCTTGAAGGGGTTGTCCCGTTTGTGATTTTTCTGCTGGCTAGTGCTTTTGTTCTCCAATCTTTTGGTGTTGATTTAACTGGGATTTGGGTCACATTGGGTGGGGCAACGTTTATTATCGGGTTTGCAGTTAAAGATATTTTGGCAAACTTCTTTAGCGGTATTGTTCTATTGATTGATACGCCATTTCAATTTGGTGACATCCTGGAGTTAGAAAATGGCTCCATTGGTATGCTGCGGAAAATTGGCGTGCGCGTCACTCAACTTTATATGTTTGATGACCGCAGTGAAATTTATATTCCTAATAGCATTTTACAAGGTCAATTGATCACCAATTTAAGTCGCCCGATCCCCCATTACTTCTACGCATTGCCGATAGAAATACCTCCGGAATGTGATTTAGAGGCAAGTCAGCATCTCATGTGGGAAATTGTTTTTGCTCACCCGGATACATTAGGAGATTTTGAAAAAAAGTTAAGCCATATCGATAAGTTTTACATTGTTGATAATTTAGGCACAAATTTTGCCTATAAAAAATAA
- a CDS encoding adenosine deaminase, with the protein MPLYAELHRHLGGSVVPRILWRYFQRQTDPLTHKFADYDDFEEFYTRSRNTLDEYLELHTLVEHVQTVQTLPYFIYRLIRGAYIFENLAYLELRYTPYLRTSEQLSQSERIDQMAQIVEIVGQASQVQDYPMVTSQILCMHARLPYAVNKAIVDLAAQRKDYVCGVDLAGGDAHYGERLAEFVGLYQYARSLGLNTTGHLYETSDGCYPELLPYLMRIGHGIHIPLKYPELLKEVAQRQQCLEVCPTTYLKTGTLEDIYQLKVVFDSCFEAGVDIAICTDNAGLNNVRLPFEYENLLTQDIIDFEQMQACQDAAFRHAFAWPHQQHPASLLTGLLKNPRDEVVAANGTPRTKD; encoded by the coding sequence ATGCCATTATACGCAGAATTACACCGTCATCTGGGGGGTTCAGTGGTTCCTCGGATTCTCTGGCGATATTTTCAACGCCAAACTGATCCGTTGACCCATAAATTTGCCGACTATGACGACTTTGAGGAATTTTACACGCGATCGCGCAACACATTAGACGAGTATTTGGAACTGCACACGTTAGTCGAACATGTGCAAACGGTGCAAACCTTACCCTATTTTATTTATCGCTTAATTCGCGGCGCGTATATCTTTGAGAATTTAGCCTATTTAGAACTGCGGTATACGCCTTATTTACGCACATCGGAACAATTGAGTCAATCGGAACGGATTGATCAGATGGCGCAGATTGTGGAGATTGTCGGACAAGCCAGTCAAGTCCAGGATTATCCGATGGTGACGAGTCAAATTCTCTGTATGCATGCGCGGCTTCCCTATGCGGTGAATAAGGCAATTGTGGATCTCGCTGCCCAAAGGAAGGATTATGTCTGTGGGGTGGATTTGGCAGGAGGAGATGCCCATTATGGGGAACGGTTAGCGGAATTTGTTGGACTCTATCAGTATGCGCGATCGCTCGGTCTGAATACAACCGGTCATCTCTACGAAACCAGCGACGGTTGTTATCCGGAACTGTTACCCTATTTAATGCGGATTGGTCATGGAATTCATATTCCCTTGAAGTATCCAGAGTTGTTAAAAGAAGTTGCCCAGCGCCAGCAATGTTTAGAAGTCTGTCCCACGACATACCTAAAAACAGGAACACTGGAGGATATTTATCAACTGAAAGTCGTCTTTGATTCCTGTTTCGAGGCGGGGGTGGATATTGCCATTTGTACCGATAACGCCGGATTAAATAATGTGCGCTTACCCTTTGAGTATGAAAACCTATTAACTCAAGATATAATTGATTTCGAGCAAATGCAAGCCTGTCAAGATGCTGCCTTTCGTCACGCCTTTGCTTGGCCCCATCAACAGCATCCCGCCTCTCTATTAACCGGATTGTTGAAAAATCCCAGAGATGAGGTTGTCGCCGCCAATGGTACGCCCAGAACCAAAGATTAA
- the acpP gene encoding acyl carrier protein, with protein sequence MNQEIFDRVKKIVAEQLEVEPGDVTPQANFANDLNADSLDVVELVMALEEEFDIEIPDEAAEQIATVQAAVDYISSKTEAAA encoded by the coding sequence ATGAACCAAGAAATTTTCGATAGAGTCAAAAAAATAGTTGCGGAACAACTGGAAGTTGAACCCGGTGACGTAACCCCTCAAGCTAACTTTGCCAATGATCTCAACGCCGACTCCTTGGACGTGGTGGAATTGGTTATGGCTTTAGAGGAAGAGTTCGATATCGAGATTCCAGACGAAGCCGCCGAACAGATTGCCACAGTCCAAGCGGCTGTGGACTATATCAGCTCAAAAACAGAAGCGGCGGCTTAA